A stretch of the Comamonas testosteroni TK102 genome encodes the following:
- the dnaG gene encoding DNA primase: MAIPQSFIQELLSRVDVVDIVGRYVQLKKGGANFMGLCPFHGEKSPSFTVSPSKQFFHCFGCGKNGNAIGFLMEHAGMGFVEAVQELANQCGLQVPQDDISPAERQRQAQQKQKAETLSDLLEKAGESYRKQLKAAPKAIEYLKKRGVSGEVSKRFGLGYAPAGWHGLASVFAEYDNPQLEECGLVIVGKDDSRRYDRFRDRLMFPIRNVKGECIGFGGRVFGDEKPKYLNSPETPVFHKGRELYGLYEARQALRDMGYALVTEGYMDVVALAQLGFANAVATLGTACTPEHVQKLFRFTDAVVFSFDGDGAGRRAARKALDAALPLATDTRSIKFLFLPSEHDPDSFIREFGPEAFSRYVGDATPLSRFLIESASEGCDLGQTEGRAHMASNARPLWSLLPDGALKRQLLSEIAALAQLDSRDLTDIWAQEAARTAPISRRAPAAAPSGPQAPEWDAPPASWESAPDWADAPAPSPSSYPSQGGGGNWSGRKEFGRQRKPWGKKGEDWNPPQLGPRPTPVSREDQAARLLMCHMEFMEEMTHEDFDALARCNQSHAPLFRWLEAQFTESGPRSWAVLREQLQGSPCEPLASKLMSGAHANPEGEVDELRKELRGTLNLILVDHLKREEAQALKEIATDPTAARRYIEFQQRRKNLSVIISSTS, from the coding sequence GTGGCCATTCCCCAATCATTCATCCAAGAGTTGCTCTCCCGCGTCGACGTGGTCGACATCGTGGGCCGCTATGTGCAGCTCAAAAAGGGCGGCGCCAACTTCATGGGCCTATGCCCATTCCATGGCGAAAAGTCGCCCTCTTTCACGGTCAGCCCCAGCAAGCAGTTTTTTCACTGCTTTGGCTGCGGCAAGAACGGCAATGCCATCGGCTTTCTGATGGAGCATGCCGGCATGGGCTTTGTCGAAGCCGTGCAGGAGCTTGCCAATCAATGCGGCCTGCAGGTGCCGCAGGACGACATCAGTCCGGCCGAGCGCCAGCGCCAGGCCCAGCAAAAGCAGAAAGCCGAGACCCTGAGCGACCTGCTGGAAAAAGCCGGCGAGTCCTATCGCAAACAGCTCAAGGCCGCACCCAAGGCCATCGAGTATCTGAAAAAGCGCGGCGTCTCGGGCGAGGTCTCCAAGCGCTTCGGCCTGGGCTATGCGCCTGCAGGCTGGCATGGCCTGGCCAGCGTATTCGCCGAGTACGACAACCCGCAGCTTGAAGAGTGCGGGCTGGTCATCGTGGGCAAGGACGACAGCCGCCGCTACGACCGTTTCCGCGACCGGCTGATGTTCCCGATTCGCAATGTCAAAGGCGAATGCATAGGCTTTGGCGGCCGGGTGTTTGGCGATGAGAAACCCAAATACCTGAACTCCCCCGAAACCCCGGTCTTCCACAAGGGCCGCGAACTCTACGGCCTTTACGAGGCCCGCCAGGCCCTGCGCGACATGGGCTACGCCCTGGTCACCGAAGGCTATATGGACGTGGTGGCGCTGGCCCAGCTTGGCTTTGCCAATGCCGTGGCCACGCTGGGAACGGCCTGCACGCCGGAGCATGTTCAAAAGCTGTTTCGCTTCACCGATGCCGTGGTCTTCAGCTTCGACGGTGACGGTGCGGGCCGACGCGCCGCCCGCAAGGCACTGGATGCGGCCCTGCCGCTGGCGACCGACACGCGCTCCATCAAATTCCTGTTCCTGCCTTCGGAGCACGACCCCGACAGCTTCATCCGCGAATTCGGCCCCGAGGCCTTCTCGCGCTATGTGGGCGATGCCACGCCGCTGAGCCGCTTTCTCATCGAATCGGCCAGCGAGGGCTGCGATCTGGGCCAGACCGAAGGCCGTGCCCACATGGCCAGCAACGCGCGGCCGCTGTGGTCACTGCTGCCCGACGGCGCGCTCAAGCGCCAGCTGCTCTCCGAAATCGCAGCCCTGGCCCAGCTGGACTCGCGCGACCTCACCGATATCTGGGCGCAGGAAGCCGCACGCACAGCCCCCATTTCCCGCCGCGCGCCTGCGGCTGCGCCCTCCGGCCCTCAGGCACCGGAATGGGATGCGCCCCCGGCCAGCTGGGAAAGCGCCCCCGACTGGGCCGATGCCCCGGCACCGTCCCCCTCCTCCTACCCAAGCCAGGGCGGCGGCGGCAACTGGTCGGGTCGCAAGGAATTCGGCCGCCAGCGCAAGCCCTGGGGCAAGAAGGGAGAGGACTGGAACCCGCCGCAGCTGGGCCCGCGCCCCACGCCGGTCAGCCGCGAAGACCAGGCCGCTCGCCTGCTGATGTGTCACATGGAGTTCATGGAAGAGATGACCCATGAGGATTTCGATGCCCTGGCGCGCTGCAACCAAAGCCATGCCCCCTTGTTCCGCTGGCTGGAAGCCCAGTTCACCGAGTCCGGACCGCGCTCCTGGGCGGTGCTGCGCGAGCAATTGCAAGGCTCGCCCTGCGAGCCGCTGGCCAGCAAGCTCATGAGCGGCGCCCATGCCAACCCCGAGGGCGAAGTCGACGAGTTGCGCAAGGAATTGCGCGGCACGCTGAATCTGATCCTTGTGGATCACCTCAAGCGCGAGGAGGCCCAGGCGCTCAAGGAGATCGCCACCGACCCCACGGCGGCAAGGCGTTACATAGAGTTTCAACAGCGGCGAAAAAATTTATCTGTAATTATTAGCTCCACCTCTTGA
- a CDS encoding acyl-CoA synthetase: MTSSFDLNLTPNTANHAALTPLGFIARTAEVYPERLAIVHGDLRQNWARTYARCRQLASSLQKIGIGKNDTVAVMLPNTPPMVEAHFGVPMAGAVLNTLNTRLDAETLAFMLDHGEAKALIVDPEFAPLMARALKLRQSTAPIYVIQVEDPVYGEAAEQIGVTDYESFVAQGDAGFDWQWPGDEWDAIALNYTSGTTGNPKGVVYHHRGAHNNAISNVLEWDMPKHAVYLWTLPMFHCNGWCFPWTVAARAAVNVCLRRVDAQAIFDAIRNHGVSHYCGAPIVHSLLVNAPAAMKQGVPAGVKAMVAGAAPPASMIEGMEAMGFDITHVYGLTETYGPATVCAKHEGWNALDIGERARLNSRQGVRYHLQRSAAVLDPETMQPVPRDGQTMGEIMFQGNIAMKGYLKNPQATQEAFRGGWFHSGDLAVQHPDGYIQIKDRSKDIIISGGENISSIEVEDVLYRHPAVLAAAVVAKPDPKWGETPCAFIELKAGAETTAEDIMAHCKKHLAGYKVPRAVVFGELPKTSTGKIQKFELRKQAGSASAISV; the protein is encoded by the coding sequence ATGACAAGTTCTTTCGATCTGAACCTCACCCCGAATACCGCCAACCATGCCGCGCTGACGCCGCTGGGATTTATTGCCCGCACGGCCGAGGTCTATCCCGAGCGCCTGGCCATTGTTCATGGTGACCTGCGCCAGAACTGGGCACGGACCTATGCACGTTGCCGCCAACTGGCCAGCAGTCTGCAGAAAATCGGCATTGGCAAGAACGATACCGTGGCCGTGATGCTGCCCAATACGCCGCCCATGGTGGAGGCCCACTTTGGCGTGCCCATGGCCGGTGCCGTGCTCAACACGCTCAACACCCGGCTGGATGCCGAGACTCTGGCCTTCATGCTCGACCATGGCGAAGCCAAGGCCTTGATCGTGGACCCCGAGTTCGCGCCTCTGATGGCCAGGGCGCTCAAGCTGCGCCAGAGCACCGCGCCCATCTATGTCATCCAGGTCGAAGACCCGGTTTACGGCGAGGCGGCCGAGCAAATCGGTGTCACCGACTACGAGAGCTTTGTGGCCCAGGGCGATGCCGGTTTCGACTGGCAATGGCCCGGCGACGAATGGGATGCGATTGCACTGAACTACACCAGCGGAACCACGGGCAATCCCAAGGGCGTGGTCTACCACCATCGCGGAGCGCACAACAATGCCATCAGCAATGTGCTGGAGTGGGACATGCCCAAGCACGCTGTCTATCTGTGGACGCTGCCCATGTTCCACTGCAACGGCTGGTGCTTCCCCTGGACGGTGGCTGCACGCGCGGCGGTCAATGTCTGTCTGCGACGGGTGGATGCGCAGGCGATTTTTGATGCCATCCGCAACCATGGCGTGAGCCATTACTGCGGTGCGCCCATTGTGCACAGCCTGCTGGTGAATGCGCCGGCTGCCATGAAGCAGGGCGTGCCCGCCGGCGTCAAGGCCATGGTGGCTGGGGCAGCGCCGCCCGCATCGATGATCGAGGGTATGGAGGCCATGGGCTTTGACATCACCCATGTCTACGGCCTGACCGAAACCTATGGCCCGGCCACGGTCTGCGCCAAGCATGAGGGCTGGAATGCGCTCGATATCGGCGAGCGTGCCCGCCTGAACTCGCGCCAGGGCGTGCGCTACCACCTGCAGCGCTCTGCGGCCGTGCTGGACCCCGAAACCATGCAGCCCGTGCCGCGCGACGGCCAGACCATGGGCGAGATCATGTTCCAGGGCAATATCGCCATGAAGGGCTATCTCAAGAACCCGCAGGCGACGCAGGAAGCCTTCCGCGGCGGCTGGTTCCACAGCGGCGACCTGGCCGTACAACATCCCGACGGCTATATCCAGATCAAGGATCGCAGCAAGGACATCATCATCTCGGGAGGCGAGAACATCTCGTCCATCGAAGTGGAGGATGTGCTCTATCGCCACCCCGCTGTGCTGGCTGCGGCCGTGGTGGCCAAGCCCGACCCCAAATGGGGCGAGACTCCCTGCGCCTTCATCGAACTCAAGGCCGGAGCCGAGACCACGGCCGAAGACATCATGGCCCACTGCAAAAAGCATCTGGCCGGCTACAAGGTGCCGCGCGCCGTGGTGTTTGGCGAGCTGCCCAAGACCAGCACGGGCAAGATCCAGAAGTTCGAGCTGCGCAAGCAGGCAGGCTCGGCTTCCGCCATCTCGGTCTGA
- a CDS encoding UDP-2,3-diacylglucosamine diphosphatase, giving the protein MTDSSDPRTAAPQVAQLQGAPGWQAIDFISDLHLQPSEPQTVEAWRDYLARSTADAIFILGDLFEVWVGDDALDEPGSFEAECAAVLREAAQQRPLFFMVGNRDFLAGDEFLRRSGMSGLSDPTVLLWAGPSILISHGDALCLDDVEYQQFRAVSRSAAWQQQLLAQPLAVRRAIGRSARSESEQRKQGGAPYADADAQMSSTWMQAAQAPWLIHGHTHQPADHALGDGQWRIVLSDWHIDAQTQRSEVLRVTPEGWQRMPPELA; this is encoded by the coding sequence ATGACTGATTCTTCAGATCCCCGCACGGCGGCTCCCCAGGTGGCGCAGCTGCAAGGCGCACCCGGCTGGCAAGCTATCGACTTTATTTCCGATCTGCATCTGCAGCCTTCGGAGCCGCAGACGGTCGAAGCCTGGCGAGACTATCTGGCGCGCAGCACGGCCGATGCCATCTTCATCCTCGGCGATCTGTTTGAAGTCTGGGTCGGCGACGATGCGCTCGATGAACCCGGCAGCTTCGAGGCCGAATGCGCCGCCGTGCTGCGCGAGGCGGCGCAGCAGCGCCCGCTGTTCTTCATGGTCGGCAACCGCGACTTTCTGGCCGGCGACGAATTTCTGCGCCGCAGCGGCATGAGCGGGCTTTCCGACCCCACGGTATTGCTGTGGGCAGGCCCCAGCATCCTGATCAGCCATGGCGATGCGCTGTGCCTGGACGATGTGGAGTACCAGCAATTCCGCGCTGTTTCGCGCTCCGCCGCCTGGCAGCAGCAGTTGCTGGCCCAGCCCCTGGCCGTGCGCCGCGCGATCGGCAGATCGGCACGCAGCGAAAGCGAGCAACGCAAGCAAGGCGGCGCGCCCTACGCGGATGCCGACGCGCAGATGAGCAGCACCTGGATGCAGGCCGCGCAAGCGCCCTGGCTGATTCACGGCCATACCCATCAGCCCGCCGACCACGCGCTGGGCGACGGGCAGTGGCGCATCGTGCTCAGCGACTGGCATATCGATGCTCAGACACAGCGCAGCGAGGTGCTGCGTGTGACGCCTGAAGGCTGGCAGCGCATGCCGCCCGAATTGGCCTGA
- a CDS encoding peptidylprolyl isomerase produces MSNPQVELHVTINVADTATQGVITLELDAVNAPKSTENFLNYVNQGFYNGTIFHRVIKNFMIQGGGFAADMKQKDTAAPIENEAKNGLKNDKYTIAMARTSDPHSATAQFFINTVDNGFLNHTAPTGQGWGYAVFGKVVKGEEVVDAIKKVRTTRKGFHDDVPFDAVVIDKAIAI; encoded by the coding sequence ATGAGCAATCCCCAAGTCGAACTGCACGTGACCATCAACGTGGCCGATACCGCCACCCAGGGCGTGATCACCCTGGAACTGGACGCCGTGAACGCGCCCAAGTCCACCGAGAACTTCCTGAACTACGTGAACCAGGGCTTCTACAACGGCACCATCTTCCACCGCGTGATCAAGAACTTCATGATCCAGGGCGGCGGTTTTGCGGCCGACATGAAGCAAAAGGACACTGCGGCTCCCATCGAGAACGAAGCCAAGAACGGCCTGAAGAACGACAAGTACACGATTGCCATGGCTCGCACCAGCGATCCCCACAGCGCAACTGCACAGTTCTTCATCAACACCGTGGACAACGGCTTCCTGAACCACACCGCTCCCACCGGCCAGGGCTGGGGCTATGCCGTGTTCGGCAAGGTGGTCAAGGGTGAGGAAGTCGTGGACGCCATCAAGAAGGTGCGCACCACACGCAAGGGCTTCCACGACGACGTGCCCTTCGACGCCGTGGTGATCGACAAGGCGATCGCGATCTAA
- a CDS encoding peptidylprolyl isomerase yields MLNFRRNSLKALSAIALTATVFAIPGLAQAQSKVQLKTSMGDIVVELNDAKAPKSAANFLQYVRDKHYDGTVFHRVIDGFMIQGGGMDANLSEKPTRAAIPLEAGNGLKNDRGTIAMARTGNPNSATSQFFINVVNNDMLNAPKPDGYGYTVFGKVIKGMDVVDKIRAVATGNRGMHQNVPTTPVTILSATEIK; encoded by the coding sequence ATGCTGAATTTCCGTCGAAACAGCCTCAAGGCCCTGTCGGCGATTGCACTGACAGCCACTGTTTTCGCAATCCCCGGCCTGGCCCAGGCGCAATCCAAGGTGCAGCTCAAGACCAGCATGGGCGATATCGTGGTCGAGCTCAACGATGCCAAGGCCCCCAAGAGCGCGGCCAATTTCCTGCAGTATGTGCGTGATAAGCACTATGACGGAACGGTGTTCCACCGCGTCATCGACGGCTTCATGATCCAGGGCGGCGGCATGGACGCCAATCTGAGCGAAAAGCCCACACGCGCCGCGATCCCGCTGGAAGCCGGCAACGGCCTCAAGAACGACCGCGGCACGATTGCCATGGCGCGCACCGGCAACCCCAACTCCGCCACCTCGCAGTTCTTCATCAATGTGGTGAACAACGACATGCTCAACGCACCCAAGCCCGATGGCTATGGCTATACCGTCTTCGGCAAGGTCATCAAGGGCATGGATGTGGTGGACAAAATCCGCGCCGTGGCTACGGGCAACCGCGGCATGCACCAGAATGTGCCCACGACGCCGGTAACAATCCTCTCCGCCACCGAAATCAAGTGA
- a CDS encoding tetratricopeptide repeat protein, with product MPVRNLFSTAARAAALAALLAAGSAHADDYTDVAQLLKSGKTQQALQKADTYLVKNSRDPQMRFLRGIALSNDGKTEDAITAFRQLTEDYPELPEPYNNLAVIYARQGDLDRARSALEAAVRNNPNYAVAHENLGDIYARLAYQSYAQSLAKGGHPAALNPKLKQLKDLLQPAASLATPAPAR from the coding sequence ATGCCTGTACGCAACTTGTTCAGTACCGCAGCGCGTGCGGCAGCCCTGGCTGCCTTGCTCGCTGCAGGTAGCGCCCACGCCGACGATTACACGGATGTTGCCCAGTTGCTCAAAAGCGGCAAGACCCAGCAGGCACTGCAAAAAGCGGACACCTATCTGGTCAAGAATTCACGCGACCCGCAAATGCGTTTTCTGCGCGGCATCGCGCTGAGCAATGACGGCAAGACCGAAGACGCGATCACGGCTTTTCGCCAGCTGACCGAGGACTATCCCGAGCTGCCAGAGCCCTATAACAATCTGGCAGTGATCTATGCACGCCAGGGCGATCTGGATCGCGCCCGCTCCGCACTCGAAGCCGCCGTGCGCAACAATCCGAACTATGCCGTGGCGCACGAGAACCTGGGCGATATCTATGCCCGCCTGGCCTATCAGTCCTATGCGCAGTCCCTGGCCAAGGGCGGCCACCCCGCAGCCCTGAACCCCAAGCTCAAGCAGCTCAAGGACTTGCTGCAACCCGCAGCCTCTCTTGCAACACCTGCCCCGGCCCGCTGA
- the cysS gene encoding cysteine--tRNA ligase: protein MSLRIYNTLSRALESFSPLEPGHVRMYVCGMTVYDLCHLGHARSMVAFDVVQRWLRASGYKVTYVRNITDIDDKIIRRAVENGETIRSLTDRMIDALHQDADALGIERPTLEPRATEYVPQMLGMIAKLQDKGLAYQAGNGDVNYAVRKFAGYGKLSGKSLDELNAGERVAVADGKLDPLDFVLWKSAKADEPADVKWQSPFGEGRPGWHIECSAMGCELLGESFDIHGGGADLQFPHHENEIAQSEGATGKPFAQTWMHNGFINVDNEKMSKSLGNFFTIRDVLKEYDAETIRFFVVRSHYRSPLNYSNVHLDDARGALKRLYTALDLVAPAEVQVDWSNPYAARFKAAMDEDFGTPEAVAVLFELAAEVNRSKSPEVAGLLKALGACLGLLQAEPQKFLQAGSEGVDAAAIEAQIAARAQAKAAKNWAEADRIRKELLEQGIVLKDSAAGTTWESAAKG from the coding sequence ATGAGTTTGCGTATCTACAACACGCTGTCGCGTGCACTGGAATCGTTTTCGCCGCTTGAGCCGGGCCATGTGCGTATGTACGTCTGTGGCATGACGGTCTATGACCTCTGCCACCTGGGCCATGCACGCTCCATGGTGGCTTTCGACGTGGTGCAGCGCTGGCTGCGCGCCAGCGGCTACAAGGTGACCTATGTGCGCAACATCACCGACATCGATGACAAGATCATCCGACGTGCGGTGGAAAACGGCGAGACCATACGCAGCCTCACCGATCGCATGATCGATGCGCTGCACCAGGACGCGGATGCGCTCGGTATCGAGCGCCCCACGCTGGAGCCGCGCGCCACCGAATACGTGCCGCAGATGCTCGGCATGATCGCAAAGCTTCAGGACAAGGGCCTGGCCTATCAGGCCGGCAATGGCGATGTGAACTATGCGGTGCGCAAGTTTGCAGGCTACGGCAAGCTCTCGGGCAAGTCGCTGGACGAACTCAACGCCGGCGAGCGCGTGGCCGTGGCCGACGGCAAGCTTGATCCGCTGGACTTTGTGCTGTGGAAGTCGGCCAAGGCCGACGAGCCGGCCGATGTGAAATGGCAGAGTCCGTTTGGCGAAGGCCGCCCCGGCTGGCATATCGAATGCTCGGCCATGGGCTGCGAGCTGCTGGGCGAGAGCTTTGACATCCATGGTGGCGGCGCAGACCTGCAGTTCCCTCACCACGAGAATGAGATTGCCCAGAGCGAAGGTGCGACCGGCAAGCCGTTTGCCCAGACCTGGATGCACAACGGCTTCATCAACGTGGACAACGAGAAGATGTCCAAGTCGCTGGGCAACTTCTTCACTATTCGCGACGTGCTCAAGGAATACGACGCCGAGACCATCCGCTTCTTCGTCGTGCGCAGCCATTACCGCAGCCCGCTGAACTACTCCAACGTGCATCTCGATGATGCGCGTGGAGCGCTCAAGCGCCTCTACACCGCGCTGGATCTGGTGGCGCCCGCCGAGGTGCAGGTCGACTGGAGCAATCCCTATGCCGCTCGCTTCAAGGCGGCGATGGATGAAGACTTCGGAACGCCCGAGGCAGTGGCCGTGCTGTTCGAGCTGGCCGCTGAAGTCAATCGCAGCAAGTCGCCCGAGGTGGCGGGCTTGCTCAAGGCGCTGGGGGCATGTCTGGGGCTGCTGCAGGCCGAGCCGCAGAAATTTCTGCAGGCGGGTTCCGAAGGTGTGGACGCTGCCGCGATCGAGGCGCAGATTGCCGCACGCGCGCAGGCCAAAGCCGCCAAGAACTGGGCCGAGGCCGACCGCATCCGCAAGGAACTGCTTGAGCAGGGCATCGTCCTCAAGGACTCTGCCGCAGGTACGACCTGGGAATCGGCCGCCAAGGGCTGA
- a CDS encoding DNA-3-methyladenine glycosylase family protein, translating to MSAVKHLDTMEFEQLPLVADLPVPMGPAAPLPVAPLGAAAMVQSAGPAGKDLAPAKLAAAPKAVAPKVHLDLPEGVPAYWAEACRQLMRRDRVLKRLIPQLGSQALLPCGQEQAFATLARSIIGQQISAKSAKTLWNKFAKLPAAMQPEQVLRLKVDDMRGAGLSARKVDYLVDLALHFTEHRLHMDEWAQMSDEVIIAELMSIRGLSRWTAENFLIYCLGRPNVLPLDDAGLIQGISLNHFSGDPVSRSDAREVAEAWKPWCTVATWYIWRSLEAQPVA from the coding sequence ATGAGCGCGGTCAAGCATCTGGACACCATGGAGTTCGAGCAGCTGCCGCTGGTTGCCGATCTGCCCGTGCCCATGGGGCCGGCAGCGCCTTTGCCTGTCGCTCCTTTGGGGGCAGCGGCCATGGTTCAGTCCGCGGGCCCGGCCGGCAAAGACCTGGCGCCAGCCAAGCTGGCTGCTGCGCCCAAGGCGGTTGCACCCAAGGTCCATCTGGATCTGCCCGAGGGCGTGCCTGCCTACTGGGCCGAGGCCTGCCGCCAGCTCATGCGCCGCGATCGCGTGCTCAAGCGACTGATTCCGCAGCTCGGCAGCCAGGCGCTGCTGCCTTGCGGGCAGGAGCAGGCCTTTGCCACCTTGGCTCGCTCCATCATCGGGCAGCAGATCTCGGCAAAGTCGGCCAAGACCTTGTGGAACAAGTTTGCCAAGCTGCCTGCTGCCATGCAGCCCGAGCAGGTGCTCAGGCTCAAGGTGGACGATATGCGTGGTGCGGGGCTGTCGGCCCGCAAGGTCGACTATCTGGTCGATCTGGCGCTGCACTTCACCGAGCATCGCCTGCACATGGATGAATGGGCCCAGATGAGCGATGAGGTCATCATTGCCGAGCTGATGTCCATACGCGGTCTCAGTCGCTGGACGGCCGAGAATTTTCTGATTTACTGCCTGGGGCGGCCCAATGTGCTGCCTCTGGACGATGCCGGTTTGATACAGGGCATCTCCCTCAATCATTTTTCGGGCGATCCTGTCAGTCGCAGTGATGCCCGTGAAGTTGCCGAGGCTTGGAAACCGTGGTGTACGGTTGCAACTTGGTATATTTGGCGCTCGCTCGAGGCGCAGCCTGTGGCTTGA
- a CDS encoding acetyl-CoA carboxylase carboxyltransferase subunit alpha, with the protein MAKKNFLDFEQPIAELESKIEELRYVQTESAVDISEEIDQLSKKSLQLTKDIYSDLTPWQITKIARHTERPYTLDYVRECFTDFVEMHGDRHFADDQSIIGGLARFNGQPCMVIGHQKGRDTKERTLRNFGMTRPEGYRKALRLMKTAEKFKLPVFTFVDTPGAFPGIDAEERGQSEAIGRNIYEMAQLQTPIITTIIGEGGSGGALAIAVADQVLMLQYSVYSVISPEGCASILWKTGEKAQEAADAMGITAHRLKALGLVDKIVNEPVGGAHRDHKQMGAFLKRALGDAYRQLTDLKPKELQDRRYDRIQSYGKFADTKADNR; encoded by the coding sequence TTGGCGAAAAAGAACTTTCTGGATTTTGAGCAGCCCATTGCAGAACTCGAATCCAAAATCGAAGAACTGCGCTATGTGCAGACTGAAAGCGCAGTAGATATCTCGGAAGAGATCGACCAGCTCAGCAAGAAAAGCTTGCAGCTGACCAAGGACATCTACAGCGACCTGACCCCCTGGCAGATCACCAAGATCGCCCGCCATACCGAGCGCCCCTATACGCTCGACTATGTGCGCGAGTGCTTTACCGACTTTGTCGAAATGCATGGCGACCGCCACTTTGCGGATGACCAGTCCATCATCGGTGGCCTGGCACGCTTCAATGGCCAGCCCTGCATGGTGATCGGTCATCAAAAGGGCCGCGATACCAAGGAGCGCACGCTGCGCAACTTTGGCATGACGCGTCCCGAGGGCTATCGCAAGGCCTTGCGTCTGATGAAGACGGCCGAGAAGTTCAAGCTGCCCGTGTTCACTTTCGTGGACACGCCCGGTGCCTTCCCCGGTATCGATGCCGAGGAGCGTGGTCAGTCCGAGGCCATCGGTCGCAACATCTACGAAATGGCGCAACTGCAGACCCCCATCATCACCACCATCATCGGTGAAGGTGGCTCGGGCGGTGCGCTGGCGATTGCCGTGGCCGACCAGGTGCTGATGCTGCAGTATTCCGTGTACTCGGTGATCAGCCCCGAAGGCTGCGCCTCGATTCTGTGGAAGACCGGTGAAAAGGCCCAGGAAGCAGCGGATGCCATGGGCATCACCGCCCACCGCCTCAAGGCGCTGGGTCTGGTGGACAAAATCGTCAACGAGCCTGTGGGTGGTGCTCACCGTGACCACAAGCAAATGGGCGCCTTCCTCAAGCGCGCGTTGGGCGATGCCTATCGCCAGTTGACCGATCTCAAGCCCAAGGAGCTGCAGGATCGTCGCTACGACCGCATTCAGAGCTACGGCAAGTTTGCCGACACCAAGGCCGACAACCGCTGA
- the tilS gene encoding tRNA lysidine(34) synthetase TilS: MFMQAQSDADLLAASAGRVDAAVAAFNPALPLAVAFSGGADSSALLLACHARWPGRVRAIHVHHGLQSAADGFQQHCEQLCARHGIALKVCAIDARNVQGQSPEDAARQGRYAALIQAVGQPWLAADGAPLDAVRSMALAQHADDQVETLLLALSRGAGVAGLAAMPGHWQRAGLQWFRPLLAVPGQALRDWLRLRGVSWVEDPTNTDQGYTRNRIRAQLLPVLEQVFPQFRSTFARSCAHCAQASELLDEQAAADLQMVGLPPAIKALQRLSEARLGNVLRYWLRVAHDTTPTAAQLAQLMAQVGVCTTRGHHIHIKVGRGFVERQGVSLGWYNS; the protein is encoded by the coding sequence TTGTTCATGCAAGCCCAGTCAGATGCTGACTTGTTGGCGGCTTCGGCCGGCCGGGTGGATGCCGCAGTGGCTGCATTCAATCCAGCACTGCCCCTGGCTGTGGCCTTCAGCGGCGGAGCCGATTCGTCGGCTCTGCTGCTGGCCTGCCATGCGCGCTGGCCGGGGCGGGTGAGGGCGATCCATGTACACCATGGTTTGCAGTCTGCGGCCGATGGTTTTCAGCAGCACTGCGAGCAACTGTGCGCCCGGCACGGCATTGCCCTCAAGGTTTGCGCCATCGATGCGCGCAATGTGCAGGGGCAAAGCCCTGAAGACGCGGCGCGCCAGGGGCGCTATGCGGCCTTGATTCAGGCGGTCGGCCAGCCTTGGCTGGCTGCAGATGGTGCGCCGCTGGATGCGGTGCGCTCCATGGCGCTGGCCCAGCATGCCGACGACCAGGTCGAGACCTTGCTGCTGGCGCTCTCGCGCGGTGCTGGTGTGGCCGGTCTGGCGGCCATGCCCGGGCATTGGCAAAGAGCGGGGCTGCAGTGGTTCCGGCCCTTGTTGGCGGTGCCGGGCCAGGCGCTGCGCGACTGGTTGCGGCTCAGGGGGGTGAGCTGGGTCGAGGATCCGACGAATACCGATCAGGGCTACACGCGCAACCGCATCCGGGCTCAGTTGCTGCCGGTGCTGGAGCAGGTCTTTCCTCAGTTCCGCAGCACGTTCGCACGCAGCTGCGCCCATTGCGCCCAGGCGTCCGAGCTGCTGGACGAGCAGGCGGCGGCAGACCTGCAGATGGTCGGGCTGCCGCCAGCTATCAAGGCGCTGCAACGTTTGAGTGAGGCACGTCTGGGCAATGTTCTGCGCTATTGGCTGCGTGTCGCACATGACACCACGCCGACGGCTGCCCAGCTTGCGCAGCTCATGGCGCAGGTCGGCGTTTGCACTACGCGAGGGCACCACATCCACATCAAGGTGGGGCGGGGTTTTGTGGAGCGCCAGGGGGTAAGTCTCGGTTGGTACAATTCCTAG